One genomic region from Augochlora pura isolate Apur16 chromosome 7, APUR_v2.2.1, whole genome shotgun sequence encodes:
- the Rpn13 gene encoding regulatory particle non-ATPase 13 isoform X2, protein MSGAALFGNSVSRSSSKNLVEFKAGKMTMKGKMVYPDTRKGQLYVYQSDDSLMHFCWKDRTTGFVEDDLIIFPDDCEFKHVPQCKTGRVYLLKFKSTNKKFFVWLQSLKTDKDEEHCRKINEVLNYPPTPGSQRSGNPNTEGDIQNLLNNMSQQQLIQLFGGVGQMGGINNLLGTMTRPQVVQSARASTTTSTSDSTRNTTTRPATQTISSPSTTNDTPKPNSESKPAAKTPAPSTPGTTATTGNNKIQLSDLQNFLSDIPPPVGAEIVVQSGQAGPVIQQFGLGPDAVNAAASGNIEEFVTALETESKTGQEQTQQEQEETSAKQASPTTSPDKKDDDEGMALE, encoded by the exons ATGTCGGGAGCAGCGCTTTTTGGTAACAGTGTGTCCCGCAGCAGTTCAAAAAATCTGGTTGAATTCAAAGCTGGAAAAATGACTATGAAGGGGAAGATGGTTTATCCAGACACACGAAAGGGACAGCTTTACGTTTATCAATCTGATGATTCCTTGATGCATTTCTGTTGGAAGGATCGTACTACAGGTTTCGTTGAAGat gatttaattatttttcctgaTGACTGTGAGTTTAAACATGTTCCCCAGTGCAAAACTGGACGAGTATATctcttaaaatttaaatcaaccAACAAAAAGTTTTTCGTTTGGCTCCAG AGCTTGAAAACGGACAAAGATGAGGAACACTGTAGAAAGATCAACGAAGTCCTGAACTACCCACCAACTCCAGGCTCTCAAAGGAGTGGCAATCCAAATACAGAAGGAGATATCCAAAATTTACTAAACAACATGTCCCAGCAAcagttaattcaattatttggaGGGGTAGGCCAAATGGGaggaataaacaatttattgggAACAATGACCAGACCACAGGTTGTCCAGAGTGCCAGGGCTTCTACAACAACATCGACCAGCGATAGTACAAGGAATACTACTACCAGGCCTGCAACTCAAACGATTTCTTCTCCATCAACAACTAATGATACACCTAAGCCAAATA GTGAAAGTAAACCTGCAGCTAAGACACCTGCTCCATCAACACCAGGAACTACTGCTACCACTGGTAACAACAAAATACAGCTGAGCGATCTTCAAAACTTTTTGTCCGATATTCCGCCACCTGTTGGAGCTGAAATTGTTGTTCAG TCAGGCCAGGCGGGACCTGTCATCCAGCAATTCGGCTTGGGACCAGATGCAGTCAATGCGGCGGCCAGTGGCAATATCGAAGAATTCGTCACTGCTCTCGAAACCGAATCAAAGACAGGCCAAGAGCAAACACAGCAAGAACAGGAGGAGACTAGTGCTAAGCAAGCCTCGCCAACAACTAGTCCTGATAAGAAAGACGATGACGAAGGAATGGCATtagaataa
- the Rpn13 gene encoding regulatory particle non-ATPase 13 isoform X1 has protein sequence MSGAALFGNSVSRSSSKNLVEFKAGKMTMKGKMVYPDTRKGQLYVYQSDDSLMHFCWKDRTTGFVEDDLIIFPDDCEFKHVPQCKTGRVYLLKFKSTNKKFFVWLQSLKTDKDEEHCRKINEVLNYPPTPGSQRSGNPNTEGDIQNLLNNMSQQQLIQLFGGVGQMGGINNLLGTMTRPQVVQSARASTTTSTSDSTRNTTTRPATQTISSPSTTNDTPKPNSESKPAAKTPAPSTPGTTATTGNNKIQLSDLQNFLSDIPPPVGAEIVVQRGVATELTNAIRAAISASESLEREMRPHLPPGDQLCTTLLSPQFSQALSMFWSALQSGQAGPVIQQFGLGPDAVNAAASGNIEEFVTALETESKTGQEQTQQEQEETSAKQASPTTSPDKKDDDEGMALE, from the exons ATGTCGGGAGCAGCGCTTTTTGGTAACAGTGTGTCCCGCAGCAGTTCAAAAAATCTGGTTGAATTCAAAGCTGGAAAAATGACTATGAAGGGGAAGATGGTTTATCCAGACACACGAAAGGGACAGCTTTACGTTTATCAATCTGATGATTCCTTGATGCATTTCTGTTGGAAGGATCGTACTACAGGTTTCGTTGAAGat gatttaattatttttcctgaTGACTGTGAGTTTAAACATGTTCCCCAGTGCAAAACTGGACGAGTATATctcttaaaatttaaatcaaccAACAAAAAGTTTTTCGTTTGGCTCCAG AGCTTGAAAACGGACAAAGATGAGGAACACTGTAGAAAGATCAACGAAGTCCTGAACTACCCACCAACTCCAGGCTCTCAAAGGAGTGGCAATCCAAATACAGAAGGAGATATCCAAAATTTACTAAACAACATGTCCCAGCAAcagttaattcaattatttggaGGGGTAGGCCAAATGGGaggaataaacaatttattgggAACAATGACCAGACCACAGGTTGTCCAGAGTGCCAGGGCTTCTACAACAACATCGACCAGCGATAGTACAAGGAATACTACTACCAGGCCTGCAACTCAAACGATTTCTTCTCCATCAACAACTAATGATACACCTAAGCCAAATA GTGAAAGTAAACCTGCAGCTAAGACACCTGCTCCATCAACACCAGGAACTACTGCTACCACTGGTAACAACAAAATACAGCTGAGCGATCTTCAAAACTTTTTGTCCGATATTCCGCCACCTGTTGGAGCTGAAATTGTTGTTCAG AGGGGCGTTGCAACCGAGTTGACCAATGCCATCCGTGCGGCGATCTCTGCTTCTGAAAGCCTGGAGCGTGAAATGAGACCGCACTTACCGCCAGGGGACCAACTGTGTACCACGCTATTGTCTCCCCAGTTCTCCCAGGCGCTATCAATGTTCTGGTCTGCTTTGCAGTCAGGCCAGGCGGGACCTGTCATCCAGCAATTCGGCTTGGGACCAGATGCAGTCAATGCGGCGGCCAGTGGCAATATCGAAGAATTCGTCACTGCTCTCGAAACCGAATCAAAGACAGGCCAAGAGCAAACACAGCAAGAACAGGAGGAGACTAGTGCTAAGCAAGCCTCGCCAACAACTAGTCCTGATAAGAAAGACGATGACGAAGGAATGGCATtagaataa
- the Mrpl53 gene encoding mitochondrial ribosomal protein L53 — MSLPFSGVRSRSKGIISAIAKHLRHLTLKPVKSINVKFDAFNPKALETRDFFFHITTPKIIATNPRCVVKPEIVSDLSDPVVTFKLLSGNNVVVKSANLTSLNILELYNKHITPLSPREPETGSQKTATSKKKEKKRKKGGRIIPESKHRGVFL, encoded by the exons ATGTCGTTGCCTTTTTCTGGTGTGCGTTCGCGTTCAAAAGGAATCATAAGTGCGATCGCGAAGCATTTAAGGCATCTCACGTTAAAACCGGTAAAATCAATCAACGTAAAATTCGATGCCTTCAATCCGAAGGCTTTAGAAACGAG agattttttctttcacattACAACACCAAAGATCATTGCAACAAACCCACGTTGTGTTGTGAAACCAGAAATAGTTTCAGATTTGTCTGACCCAGTAGTTACATTCAAGTTAT TATCAGGTAATAATGTGGTAGTCAAAAGTGCAAACTTGACGTCTCTGAATATTTTGGAACTTTACAACAAACACATCACACCATTATCGCCACGTGAGCCTGAAACTGGAAGTCAAAAGACAGCTACAAgtaagaagaaagagaagaagcgAAAGAAGGGAGGTAGAATTATACCAGAATCTAAACATAGAGgagtatttttataa
- the LOC144473317 gene encoding uncharacterized protein LOC144473317, with protein sequence MASYTTNSKNYNMKLIDTLYNHVPAFTDVFDEETWYIFVACFVAGTFLVTFILSRFITLTPIE encoded by the coding sequence ATGGCTAGCTATACTACCAACAGTAAAAACTACAATATGAAACTTATAGACACTCTCTATAATCACGTTCCAGCATTTACAGACGTCTTTGATGAGGAAACGTGGTATATTTTTGTTGCCTGCTTTGTAGCAGGCACCTTTTTAGTCACATTTATTCTTTCAAGATTTATAACGTTAACACCTATAGAATAg